A genome region from Paludibacterium sp. B53371 includes the following:
- a CDS encoding LysR family transcriptional regulator, which produces MNLPKTRAAQWRMLQAVVDHGGFAQAASVLHRSQSSVSHGIATLQQQLGLTLLEPQGRRMVLTDAGRTLLRDAREWLAGQERLEMRAQQLRQGWESEVRLAVDSLFPAGILLGVLQQFASLCGDTRLQLHEVVMSGADDALYGGQVDLAIATRVPSGFLGDWLLDAGFRAVAAPEHPLLALGRELHAADLVAHTQVVVRDSGENTPRDAGWLGARQRWTVSKQETSLAAVLSGLAFAWLPESILAEPLAQGRLLPLPLANGAERTMPLYLIMAEPASSGPATRQLAELIRQSVLTHQ; this is translated from the coding sequence ATGAATCTACCCAAGACCCGCGCCGCCCAATGGCGCATGTTGCAGGCGGTCGTCGATCACGGTGGTTTTGCCCAGGCCGCCAGTGTGCTGCACCGCAGCCAGTCCTCGGTCAGTCATGGCATCGCCACCCTGCAACAACAACTGGGACTCACCCTGCTGGAGCCGCAAGGTCGACGCATGGTACTGACGGATGCCGGACGAACTTTGCTCCGGGATGCCCGCGAATGGCTGGCGGGACAGGAGCGTCTGGAGATGCGTGCGCAACAGCTGCGTCAGGGCTGGGAAAGTGAAGTGAGGTTGGCGGTAGATTCGCTGTTTCCGGCCGGGATCCTGCTCGGGGTCCTGCAGCAGTTTGCCAGTCTTTGTGGTGATACCCGCCTGCAGCTGCACGAAGTCGTCATGTCCGGGGCGGATGATGCGCTCTATGGCGGCCAGGTCGACCTGGCCATTGCCACCCGCGTGCCGAGCGGCTTTCTCGGGGATTGGTTGCTGGATGCCGGCTTCCGGGCGGTGGCGGCGCCAGAGCACCCGCTGCTGGCTCTGGGGCGTGAATTGCATGCAGCGGATCTGGTCGCCCATACCCAGGTCGTGGTGCGGGATTCGGGAGAAAACACCCCGCGCGACGCCGGCTGGCTGGGCGCACGCCAGCGCTGGACCGTCAGCAAGCAAGAGACCTCGCTGGCTGCCGTGCTGTCCGGGCTGGCCTTTGCCTGGCTGCCCGAATCGATTCTTGCCGAACCACTGGCGCAAGGCCGTTTGCTTCCCTTGCCCCTGGCCAACGGTGCCGAGCGCACCATGCCGCTGTATCTGATCATGGCCGAGCCCGCCAGCAGCGGCCCTGCCACCCGGCAACTGGCCGAGCTGATCCGGCAGTCAGTCCTTACTCATCAATGA
- a CDS encoding pirin family protein yields METINQLRRVESLHRGMPVSDGAGVKLQRVLTQNLQQRLDPFLMLDEFGSDQPGDYIAGFPSHPHRGFETVTYMLDGRMRHRDNAGNEGVLGPGDVQWMTAGRGVVHSEMPEQEEGRMRGFQLWVNLPAREKMCDPQYRGIQNSEIPRLSPAPGVMISLIAGEYDGQQGAIRGISTRPLYLDIQLAAGATLHVPLPETHHAFAYVYEGQVTMDETARAVSKGTLAVLTNGRDQQGVRLQAEAESRLLLIAGQPLHEPIAQWGPFVMNRREELEQAFEDYHQGRF; encoded by the coding sequence ATGGAAACCATCAATCAGTTGCGTCGAGTGGAAAGCCTGCACCGCGGCATGCCGGTATCGGATGGGGCCGGCGTCAAGCTGCAGCGTGTGCTGACACAGAACCTGCAGCAGCGCCTGGATCCCTTTCTGATGCTGGACGAGTTTGGCTCTGACCAGCCAGGCGACTATATCGCCGGCTTCCCGTCACACCCTCACCGGGGCTTCGAAACGGTCACCTACATGCTGGATGGACGGATGCGCCATCGGGACAATGCTGGCAACGAGGGCGTTCTGGGCCCGGGAGATGTGCAGTGGATGACGGCTGGCCGCGGGGTGGTGCATTCGGAAATGCCGGAACAGGAAGAAGGCCGCATGCGCGGTTTCCAGCTATGGGTAAATTTGCCTGCCAGAGAAAAAATGTGTGACCCGCAGTATCGGGGCATTCAGAACAGCGAGATTCCGCGTCTCTCGCCGGCGCCCGGGGTGATGATCTCGTTGATCGCCGGCGAATATGACGGTCAGCAGGGGGCGATCCGCGGCATCAGCACCCGCCCTCTTTACCTCGATATTCAGTTGGCCGCGGGGGCGACGCTGCACGTCCCTCTGCCCGAGACGCATCATGCTTTTGCCTATGTGTATGAGGGGCAGGTCACCATGGATGAGACCGCTCGCGCGGTGAGCAAGGGAACGCTGGCCGTCCTGACGAATGGCCGTGATCAGCAGGGCGTCCGCCTGCAGGCCGAGGCGGAGAGCCGACTCTTGCTGATTGCAGGACAACCACTGCATGAACCGATTGCACAGTGGGGACCGTTCGTGATGAATCGCCGCGAAGAGCTCGAACAAGCTTTCGAAGACTATCATCAGGGCCGGTTCTGA
- a CDS encoding response regulator transcription factor produces the protein MISSVVVIDDHPPIRMALKTYLEQDGRCRVVGESGGADALACVRQHVPDLVILDLALSSFDGLGLIRQVCLVDKKIRVLVLSSREEKIYVTRAAEQGACGYVSKSSSMQEILYAVQLVRSGYRCFPVGSQQVAQEVPVLSRRELAVLRFIAGGSRNKEIASALCISPKTVSTYKMRLLTKLNLKTTLDLAEYARMNGLS, from the coding sequence ATGATAAGTTCAGTCGTGGTGATCGATGACCACCCCCCTATCCGGATGGCTCTGAAAACCTATCTGGAACAGGATGGTCGTTGTCGTGTGGTCGGAGAAAGCGGTGGCGCGGATGCGTTGGCATGTGTGCGTCAGCATGTGCCGGATCTGGTGATTCTCGATCTGGCCCTGTCTTCCTTTGACGGACTGGGCCTGATCCGTCAGGTTTGCCTGGTTGACAAGAAAATCCGGGTGCTGGTTCTCAGTTCACGCGAAGAGAAAATCTATGTGACGCGTGCTGCCGAACAAGGGGCCTGCGGCTATGTCAGCAAATCCAGTTCGATGCAGGAGATCCTGTACGCGGTACAACTGGTTCGTTCCGGCTATCGCTGTTTCCCCGTGGGCAGCCAGCAGGTGGCGCAGGAAGTGCCGGTACTGAGCCGGCGCGAACTGGCCGTCTTGCGCTTTATCGCCGGCGGCAGTCGAAACAAGGAAATTGCTTCGGCACTCTGCATCAGCCCGAAGACCGTCAGTACCTACAAAATGCGTCTTCTGACCAAGCTTAACCTCAAGACAACGCTGGACCTGGCGGAATACGCCCGCATGAACGGCTTGTCCTGA
- a CDS encoding penicillin-binding protein 1A — translation MFKRIFAILAGLFLGGVVLSAGALAIAIIITYPRLPSLDVLTDYRPKIPLRVYSADNVLIGEFGEERRSFLRIHEVPQQMINALLAAEDANFYQHSGVDYTGVMRAAIGNLLTGHARSGASTITMQVAKNFFLSSEKTFTRKFNEALLAFKIEHALSKDQILELYFNQIYLGQRAYGFGAAAQAYYGKNLQDLTVAEMAMLAGLPKAPSAYNPIVNPERAKLRQEYVLRRMKELNFINDAQYQQAMAQKLVFAGQTDNNGFPAQYVAEMVRQAMYDRFRENAYTEGYRVYTTIDSHHQQWAYDALRAGLIDFDRKHGYRGPESFVDMNNLQGEDLDMALDDALSEIRDSGDMQPAIVQSANQGEVRAYMRGGKIAIINGAGLDFARRAIGSRVPAQQQIRPGAVIRIRANEKGYWEIVQMPEIEGAFVSLDTRTGAIRSLVGGFDFNRRSFNHVTQAWRQPGSTFKPFIYSAALDRGLTASTMINDAPFSFDPQDGSGKMWTPQNDDGKFMGMITMHHALALSRNLVSVRLLQAIGTDYAQQYIQRFGFSAKQHPAYLPMALGAGSVTPLQMAEAYATLANGGYRTHAYFIDRIEDSTGRVLAKTQPVVAGQGGTPVIDPRNAFIMTNMMKDVIRYGTATRALVLGRSDIAGKTGTTSDFKDAWFVGFNPGLVAATWVGYDQPRSLGRYGYGGTAALPIWINYMANALKKEPEVDLPMPAGITVKPGAGMRGGDEYYYDEFQTPNPDIKINNRGTVPVAPDASAILGGADPAATPDAPPPADAVEKVKDQLF, via the coding sequence ATGTTTAAACGAATATTTGCGATTCTGGCAGGGCTGTTTCTGGGTGGGGTGGTGCTTTCAGCCGGGGCCCTGGCGATAGCAATCATCATAACGTACCCCCGCCTGCCCAGCCTGGACGTGCTGACCGACTACCGGCCGAAGATCCCGCTGCGTGTTTACTCGGCGGACAATGTCCTCATCGGGGAATTCGGCGAGGAGCGTCGGTCGTTTCTGCGCATCCACGAGGTGCCGCAGCAGATGATCAATGCCCTTCTCGCGGCAGAAGATGCGAACTTTTACCAGCACAGCGGGGTTGACTATACCGGTGTGATGCGCGCGGCGATTGGCAACCTGCTGACCGGCCATGCGCGCTCTGGCGCCAGTACCATCACCATGCAGGTGGCGAAGAACTTCTTCCTGTCCAGCGAGAAGACCTTCACGCGGAAATTCAACGAAGCGCTGCTGGCTTTCAAGATTGAGCATGCGCTGTCGAAAGATCAGATCCTTGAGCTTTACTTTAACCAGATCTATCTCGGCCAGCGTGCCTACGGCTTCGGTGCCGCGGCCCAGGCTTATTATGGGAAAAATCTGCAGGATCTGACTGTTGCAGAAATGGCCATGCTGGCCGGCTTGCCCAAGGCGCCCTCCGCCTACAACCCGATCGTCAATCCGGAGCGGGCCAAGCTGCGTCAGGAGTACGTTCTGCGCCGGATGAAAGAGCTGAACTTCATCAACGATGCCCAGTATCAGCAGGCCATGGCGCAAAAGCTGGTGTTTGCCGGCCAGACCGACAACAACGGCTTCCCGGCTCAATATGTGGCTGAAATGGTGCGCCAGGCCATGTATGACCGCTTCCGCGAGAATGCCTATACCGAGGGTTACCGGGTCTACACCACGATCGACAGTCATCACCAGCAGTGGGCTTATGATGCCCTGCGCGCCGGGCTGATTGACTTTGACCGCAAGCATGGCTATCGCGGGCCGGAGAGTTTCGTCGACATGAACAACCTGCAGGGCGAGGACCTGGACATGGCGCTGGATGATGCCCTGTCCGAGATCCGCGACAGCGGGGACATGCAGCCTGCCATCGTGCAGAGCGCCAATCAGGGCGAGGTGCGTGCCTACATGCGCGGTGGCAAGATTGCCATCATCAATGGGGCAGGGCTCGACTTCGCCCGCCGAGCGATAGGTTCGCGCGTGCCGGCGCAGCAACAGATTCGCCCGGGCGCGGTGATTCGCATTCGTGCCAATGAAAAGGGTTACTGGGAAATTGTCCAGATGCCGGAAATCGAAGGAGCCTTCGTCTCTCTGGATACCCGGACGGGCGCGATTCGTTCGCTGGTGGGGGGCTTTGACTTCAACCGCCGCAGCTTCAATCACGTGACCCAGGCCTGGCGTCAGCCGGGTTCGACCTTCAAGCCCTTTATCTATTCTGCGGCGCTGGATCGCGGTCTGACGGCATCGACCATGATCAATGACGCCCCGTTCAGCTTCGACCCGCAGGATGGCTCGGGCAAGATGTGGACCCCGCAGAACGATGACGGCAAATTCATGGGCATGATTACCATGCACCATGCCCTGGCGCTGTCGCGCAACCTGGTGTCGGTACGTCTGCTGCAGGCCATCGGTACTGACTATGCCCAGCAGTACATCCAGCGTTTCGGCTTCTCGGCCAAGCAGCATCCGGCCTACCTGCCGATGGCTCTGGGGGCAGGTTCGGTGACGCCGCTGCAGATGGCGGAAGCCTATGCGACCCTGGCCAACGGCGGTTACCGCACCCATGCCTACTTCATTGATCGCATCGAAGACTCGACCGGTCGTGTGCTGGCCAAGACCCAGCCTGTCGTGGCCGGTCAGGGCGGCACCCCGGTGATCGACCCGCGCAATGCCTTCATCATGACAAATATGATGAAGGATGTGATCAGATACGGTACGGCCACGCGCGCACTGGTGCTGGGACGCAGTGATATTGCCGGCAAGACCGGTACCACCAGTGACTTCAAGGACGCCTGGTTTGTCGGCTTCAATCCGGGGCTGGTGGCAGCCACCTGGGTCGGCTATGACCAGCCGCGCAGTCTGGGGCGGTATGGCTATGGCGGTACCGCCGCGCTGCCGATCTGGATCAACTACATGGCCAATGCCCTGAAGAAGGAACCGGAGGTTGACCTGCCAATGCCGGCGGGCATTACCGTCAAGCCTGGCGCGGGTATGCGGGGGGGGGACGAGTATTACTACGATGAGTTCCAGACCCCCAATCCGGACATCAAGATCAACAATCGCGGCACCGTTCCGGTGGCCCCGGATGCCTCTGCCATCCTGGGCGGCGCGGACCCTGCAGCCACCCCGGATGCGCCCCCGCCGGCTGATGCCGTCGAGAAGGTCAAAGACCAGTTGTTCTGA
- a CDS encoding PilN domain-containing protein, with translation MPTPPARPWARLNLLHQQQADRALCRRRWLLALLLPQCFILVGWLIVQGSRTTQITTAHEVTAPAQSDLWWRQRWQTGHDDALRLLVLLEHATPSGVVLKEASQLKDEFRLTGQASHPGVLSHFEQQLRQQGTFKQRIHREASAGVAQGRPVSEFLLVLARPPVNRPESTP, from the coding sequence ATGCCCACACCGCCGGCACGTCCATGGGCCAGACTGAATCTGCTGCATCAGCAGCAGGCGGACCGTGCCCTCTGTCGACGCCGCTGGCTGCTCGCCCTGCTGTTGCCTCAGTGTTTCATTCTAGTCGGCTGGCTAATCGTGCAAGGCAGCCGGACCACGCAAATCACCACGGCACACGAGGTCACCGCGCCCGCCCAGAGCGATCTCTGGTGGCGCCAGCGCTGGCAGACCGGGCACGACGACGCGCTGCGTCTTCTTGTCCTGCTGGAACACGCCACGCCGTCAGGCGTGGTCCTGAAAGAGGCTTCGCAGCTGAAAGACGAATTTCGCCTGACGGGTCAGGCCAGTCACCCCGGGGTTTTGTCGCACTTCGAGCAGCAGCTGCGGCAGCAAGGTACCTTCAAGCAACGGATTCATCGGGAGGCCTCGGCCGGGGTGGCCCAGGGTCGCCCCGTCAGCGAGTTCTTGCTGGTACTGGCCAGGCCCCCCGTCAACAGACCGGAGAGCACGCCATGA
- a CDS encoding pilus assembly protein PilP yields the protein MRKLLCYGLLCGSISSQADPALRTPFDPQRLSTGKGVAGLPSMDADRFDLSQIKLAGTLVRGSKRLALLQDQHQQVYTVRVGSLLGHGHWQVTLIGESHIALKPVGEATPSSRGERYLHMETP from the coding sequence ATGCGCAAACTGCTTTGCTACGGACTGCTATGCGGATCGATATCCAGTCAGGCTGATCCGGCCCTTCGGACTCCGTTTGACCCGCAGCGCCTGAGTACCGGCAAGGGCGTGGCCGGCCTGCCCAGCATGGATGCAGACCGATTTGACCTGTCACAGATCAAGCTGGCGGGCACGCTGGTTCGTGGCAGCAAACGTCTGGCGCTGCTGCAGGATCAGCATCAACAGGTATACACCGTCCGGGTGGGTTCCTTGCTGGGCCATGGCCACTGGCAAGTCACCCTGATCGGCGAGTCGCACATCGCCCTGAAGCCGGTCGGCGAGGCGACGCCTTCAAGCCGTGGAGAGCGTTATCTGCATATGGAGACCCCATGA
- a CDS encoding type IV pilus secretin PilQ, with the protein MKTIWHVGWLTVLCLGGAVLPVCAQEEQGKITLNFQNLDVRAALYALADEAGKDMIVGDAVKGQISIKLQDVPWEQALSLILQARGLEQQRIGKVRYISARDELLGQEKQRYEAGQQRKMLIAPQMQAFALRHRQAEEMRKILEQGRLLSEKGSMLVDPHSNTLFVHDTPENGQKIQQLLELTDTPRQQVMIEAKIVEANDHFSRELGSKLNFARLPTRTSQASSHDKGNGRPRPGLWQPYSPDSRSLPSGVDLPVATSFGSIAALFKASAGTLISLELQAMQAEGQGKLVSTPRLLTADRHEATIEEGNEMPVPRMSSRGTTAVDFKKTALSLKVKPTIATDGQSLWLEIEINKDSPNYRQVNLTPSIDTKRIRTAVQVENGGTVVLGGIYVDEQHAMNSQVPWLGDIPLLGWLFRHNTKKHSRRELLVFITPQIVSQS; encoded by the coding sequence ATGAAAACAATTTGGCATGTCGGCTGGCTGACTGTTTTATGTCTGGGCGGGGCGGTACTGCCGGTCTGCGCTCAGGAAGAGCAAGGCAAGATCACGCTGAACTTCCAGAATCTGGATGTACGGGCAGCCCTCTACGCCCTGGCGGATGAGGCAGGCAAGGACATGATCGTCGGAGACGCTGTAAAAGGACAGATCAGCATCAAACTGCAGGACGTCCCCTGGGAGCAGGCTCTGTCACTGATTCTGCAGGCACGGGGACTGGAGCAGCAGCGTATCGGCAAGGTCCGCTATATCTCCGCCAGAGATGAATTGCTGGGGCAGGAAAAGCAACGCTACGAAGCAGGCCAGCAACGCAAGATGCTGATCGCGCCGCAGATGCAGGCCTTCGCTTTGCGCCATCGCCAGGCGGAGGAAATGCGCAAGATTCTGGAACAGGGGCGTTTGCTCAGCGAGAAGGGCAGCATGCTGGTCGACCCGCACAGCAATACGCTGTTTGTGCATGACACGCCGGAGAATGGTCAGAAAATTCAGCAACTCCTCGAATTGACCGACACGCCGCGTCAACAGGTGATGATTGAAGCCAAGATCGTCGAGGCCAATGACCACTTCAGCCGAGAGCTGGGCAGCAAACTCAACTTTGCTCGACTGCCGACCCGAACATCCCAGGCCTCAAGTCACGACAAAGGCAACGGACGACCTCGCCCGGGTTTGTGGCAACCCTATTCCCCAGATTCACGCAGCCTGCCCTCAGGGGTAGATCTGCCCGTCGCCACCTCGTTCGGCTCGATTGCCGCCCTGTTCAAGGCCAGTGCCGGCACCTTGATCAGCCTGGAACTGCAGGCCATGCAGGCGGAGGGACAGGGCAAGCTGGTCTCGACCCCCCGGCTGCTGACCGCCGATCGGCATGAAGCCACCATCGAGGAAGGCAACGAAATGCCGGTGCCGCGCATGTCATCGCGCGGAACCACTGCGGTCGACTTCAAGAAAACCGCCCTGAGCCTGAAAGTCAAACCCACCATTGCGACCGATGGCCAGAGTCTCTGGCTGGAGATCGAGATCAACAAAGACTCACCAAACTACCGCCAGGTTAATCTGACGCCGTCCATCGATACCAAGCGCATCCGGACTGCCGTTCAGGTCGAGAATGGCGGCACCGTGGTACTGGGCGGGATTTATGTGGACGAGCAACACGCGATGAACAGCCAGGTCCCCTGGCTGGGTGACATTCCCTTGCTGGGATGGCTGTTTCGCCACAATACCAAAAAGCACTCGCGGCGCGAGCTGCTGGTCTTCATCACGCCGCAGATTGTCTCGCAAAGTTGA
- a CDS encoding shikimate kinase codes for MDDMGTLAGNFFLVGLMGAGKTTVGRALARKAEKTFYDSDQEIEARTGVRVATIFDIEGEPRFREREACVIADLVKLDNIVLATGGGAVLKEQNRRLLAQHGTVIYLRANIDDLLTRTQLDRNRPLLRTADPRARLASLFEERDPLYREIADLVIDTTQQNVNTLVGHLEEQLLALTGKH; via the coding sequence ATGGATGACATGGGAACATTGGCAGGCAACTTTTTTCTGGTCGGGCTCATGGGCGCCGGCAAAACCACCGTCGGGCGTGCGCTGGCACGCAAGGCGGAGAAAACCTTTTATGATTCCGATCAGGAGATCGAAGCCCGGACCGGCGTGCGCGTCGCCACCATCTTCGATATCGAAGGCGAGCCACGCTTCCGCGAACGGGAGGCCTGCGTCATTGCCGATCTGGTCAAGCTCGACAATATTGTCCTGGCAACCGGAGGCGGCGCGGTACTGAAAGAGCAGAACCGCAGGCTGCTGGCGCAGCATGGCACCGTAATTTATCTGCGGGCCAATATCGATGACCTGCTGACCCGTACCCAGCTGGATCGCAATCGCCCGCTGCTGCGAACTGCCGACCCCCGTGCCAGGCTGGCCAGCCTGTTCGAGGAGCGAGATCCGCTCTACCGGGAAATCGCCGACCTGGTTATCGACACCACCCAACAGAACGTCAACACGCTGGTCGGCCATCTGGAAGAGCAGCTTCTCGCCCTGACCGGAAAACACTGA
- the aroB gene encoding 3-dehydroquinate synthase translates to MITLDLTLPDTRYPIHIGEGLLAQADLLLPHIAGNQVAVVTNQTVAPLYLARLSAVLTQHGIRVIPVILPDGEDHKNWQTLNLIFDVLLAERCERSTTLIALGGGVIGDMTGFAAACYQRGAPFIQIPTTLLAQVDSSVGGKTAINHPQGKNMIGAFYQPRAVIADMSLLATLPDREFNAGLAEVIKYGLLGDATFFDWLETHIDALRSRDAATLQEAVRRCCEMKAQIVGQDEKENGIRALLNLGHTFGHAIEAGLGFGVWLHGEAVAAGMVLAAAASQAQGWLSTSDLARIRALIQSAGLPTRAPDLGFEQWMSLMSHDKKVSQGQIRFVLLQQIGQAVIEKNLSDKILRTILSAPELLEPTSA, encoded by the coding sequence ATGATCACGCTCGACCTGACGCTGCCGGATACCCGCTACCCGATCCATATTGGAGAAGGCTTGCTGGCGCAGGCCGACCTGCTGCTGCCCCACATTGCGGGCAATCAGGTCGCCGTCGTCACCAACCAGACCGTTGCGCCGCTGTATCTCGCCAGGCTGAGCGCGGTCCTGACTCAGCATGGCATCCGGGTCATCCCGGTGATTCTGCCGGATGGCGAGGATCACAAGAACTGGCAGACCCTCAATCTGATTTTCGACGTACTGCTCGCTGAACGCTGCGAACGCAGCACCACCCTGATTGCCCTGGGCGGCGGGGTCATCGGGGACATGACCGGCTTTGCGGCCGCCTGCTACCAGCGCGGCGCCCCCTTCATCCAGATCCCCACCACCCTGCTGGCCCAGGTCGACTCCTCGGTCGGCGGCAAAACCGCCATCAACCATCCTCAAGGCAAGAACATGATCGGGGCGTTCTACCAACCCCGCGCGGTCATTGCCGACATGAGCCTGCTGGCCACCCTGCCCGATCGCGAGTTCAACGCCGGTCTGGCCGAAGTCATCAAGTACGGTCTGCTCGGCGATGCCACATTCTTTGACTGGCTGGAAACCCATATCGATGCCCTGCGCTCGCGCGATGCCGCGACACTGCAGGAAGCCGTGCGCCGCTGCTGCGAAATGAAAGCGCAGATAGTGGGCCAGGACGAAAAGGAAAACGGCATCCGTGCCCTGCTCAATCTCGGACACACCTTTGGCCATGCCATTGAAGCCGGCCTCGGCTTTGGTGTCTGGCTGCATGGCGAAGCCGTGGCCGCCGGGATGGTCCTGGCCGCAGCCGCCTCGCAGGCGCAGGGCTGGCTGTCAACCAGCGACCTTGCGCGTATCCGGGCACTGATCCAATCCGCCGGACTGCCCACCCGGGCGCCGGATCTGGGCTTCGAACAGTGGATGTCGCTGATGAGCCACGACAAGAAGGTCAGTCAGGGGCAGATCCGGTTTGTATTGTTGCAACAGATCGGCCAGGCTGTTATCGAAAAAAACTTGTCTGACAAGATCTTGCGAACGATTCTCTCCGCACCGGAACTGCTCGAACCGACCAGCGCCTGA
- a CDS encoding FimV family protein, with the protein MMLLTAMASSLGCMLAYYGIRKLWRTVRYTKPRHRGIDPVGEAEVFLAYGRTKEAVRVLRDALRDEPDNLAAKVTLLRAYSTDGNVRAYSSLACDVQESLRGQAVWSTIQRNGRDMDPGNPLFNA; encoded by the coding sequence ATGATGTTGCTTACAGCAATGGCCAGCAGTCTGGGGTGCATGTTGGCCTACTACGGTATTCGCAAGCTCTGGAGAACTGTCCGTTACACCAAGCCGCGCCATCGGGGCATCGACCCGGTGGGAGAAGCCGAAGTGTTTCTCGCTTACGGCAGAACCAAGGAAGCCGTGCGCGTTTTGCGTGATGCGCTGCGCGACGAACCGGACAATCTCGCCGCCAAGGTCACCTTGTTGCGTGCCTACTCCACCGACGGCAATGTACGCGCCTACAGCTCGCTGGCCTGTGATGTCCAGGAGTCGCTGCGCGGTCAGGCCGTCTGGAGCACCATCCAGCGCAACGGCCGTGACATGGATCCTGGCAATCCGCTGTTCAATGCCTGA
- the rfaQ gene encoding putative lipopolysaccharide heptosyltransferase III codes for MIGEAISSAMTPPISPPARILLIKLRHHGDVLLCTPVIHALQASYPAAEIDMLLYEETRPMVQHHPGLSRIWGLDRSVRGWRRLAHWLGLYRQLARRHYDLIIHLSDQMNAALLTKALAPANSVGFDYPKRRNKYWRSCFRHLAPLAESDTLHTVEQNLLALQPLALTVSDEMRRCRMSYSSQDREHIQQQLARLGIHGTYIVAHPPARWFFKCWEDERFASVIQTLADDGWPVIVTGGRSVQEQQLVDNIMQQVRSPRVHSLAGQLSLNTLAALIDGARLFIGVDSVPMHMAAALQTDCVALFGPSKLNEWHPWMNRAIVINAADHGPLPHPDAIDTSTTQRYLSAIPAETVLNACQRLLRPQNDHPA; via the coding sequence ATGATCGGAGAAGCCATTTCCTCCGCCATGACACCCCCCATTTCCCCCCCAGCCCGTATCCTGCTCATCAAACTGCGCCATCACGGCGATGTGTTGCTGTGCACCCCGGTCATCCACGCCCTGCAGGCATCCTATCCCGCAGCAGAGATCGACATGCTGCTGTATGAAGAGACACGGCCGATGGTTCAGCACCATCCCGGCCTGAGCCGGATCTGGGGTCTGGACCGCAGCGTGCGGGGCTGGCGGCGGCTGGCGCACTGGCTCGGCCTGTACCGTCAGCTGGCCAGGCGGCATTACGATCTGATCATCCACCTGTCGGATCAAATGAACGCGGCACTGCTGACCAAAGCCTTGGCACCGGCAAACTCGGTCGGTTTTGACTACCCCAAGCGGCGCAACAAGTATTGGCGCAGCTGTTTTCGCCATCTGGCGCCGCTGGCCGAGTCCGACACCCTGCACACCGTCGAGCAGAACCTGCTGGCATTGCAACCGCTGGCACTGACTGTCAGCGACGAAATGCGTCGCTGCCGCATGAGCTACTCGTCGCAGGACCGGGAACACATCCAGCAGCAATTGGCACGCCTGGGCATCCATGGCACCTATATCGTGGCGCATCCGCCTGCCCGCTGGTTTTTCAAATGCTGGGAGGATGAGCGTTTTGCCAGCGTGATTCAGACCCTGGCCGATGATGGCTGGCCGGTGATTGTCACCGGGGGCCGCTCGGTGCAGGAGCAACAGTTGGTCGACAACATCATGCAGCAAGTGCGCTCACCTCGCGTGCACTCTCTGGCAGGACAATTGTCGCTGAACACCCTGGCGGCCCTGATCGATGGTGCCCGCCTGTTCATCGGCGTGGACTCCGTCCCTATGCATATGGCGGCCGCGCTGCAAACCGACTGTGTCGCCCTGTTCGGCCCTAGCAAGCTCAACGAATGGCATCCCTGGATGAATCGCGCCATCGTGATCAATGCCGCAGATCACGGGCCGTTGCCGCACCCGGATGCCATCGACACCTCGACGACACAGCGCTATCTCTCGGCCATTCCGGCCGAGACGGTCCTGAACGCCTGCCAGCGTCTGCTGCGACCGCAAAACGATCATCCGGCATAA